One Bombyx mori chromosome 28, ASM3026992v2 DNA segment encodes these proteins:
- the LOC101735769 gene encoding uncharacterized protein LOC101735769 isoform X1 → MDDQHKFSEISLLNKSYRNLQQMAKSMHLPSNVKKKYLIELIIAKKFKSSNELNEIVQRVKQERIQLSKAKKGKIRKNSVQGAEISSTSNSSPPISSTPKLLKRSPNRKAVMTYSREHNSIDRFKSSPSIKTFQSDRVLRSFSRPNYRIFNMNNTVIGIIKGENAKATRINIVSQDGRHPKFNLTAVLKSTSDPSMDSNSQMMPFYSNMRSLQPGKMKRANSISVLSGQRTPLSPTVNITSRDGKMSRLNALVQKSLTQKSEKGYRYTEMSLVKRSDNMKIEQLSLNCDEVQTAENFYDIDALLENSASQSELTNIEYYQKITTESNDNFCTEMHKGLPRITEVFSKFNSDQQKNLMQPIYVQVSEDSERTTSPTYTSVVSQSGISLLENLYNFKNQFITNHPLNPVHSVTAKTQCVFSTPTITTPSQHPTIAGYKEFSASYDRDNAYQNILEPRMQERDNATSFAGTNFDCNEVLSSSASSIETLSCQDIGANASIPEMVEDALELISQDGDYMERIGMNDKMFCMLCSWAGPKFMLEHHIEKEHSSEIHKRDSGEWNVTFTLGGVARRRAWSCRVVRHRAALYVLSARYRDPDCFMATLHTLSTDETATKIARMTIYNKVTGEPYSWEGAVPQLGEGMPYVNDTTCLKLSLAEMNLFPNSANLRLINRELVVKSPAKVVVGQPELNDIHIIVFVKIMP, encoded by the exons ATGGACGACCAACATAAATTTTCCGAAATATCCCTTCTTAATAAAAGCTATAGAAATCTTCAACAAATGGCTAAATCAATGCATTTACCGTCTAATGTTAAG AAAAAATACCTCATTGAATTGATAATAgcgaaaaaatttaaaagttcaAATGAACTCAATGAGATCGTGCAACGCGTTAAACAGGAGAGAATTCAGCTCTCAAAAGCTAAAAAGGGAAAGATCAGAAAGAACTCTGTGCAG GGCGCAGAAATATCCTCGACCAGCAATAGCTCTCCACCAATCTCTTCAACACCGAAACTCTTAAAACGAAGTCCGAATCGCAAAGCGGTAATGACTTACAGCAGGGAACATAATTCAATAGACCGCTTCAAATCCTCACCTTCTATAAAGACCTTTCAAAGTGACCGAGTGCTACGCAGCTTCAGTAGACCGAATTACAGGATTTTCAACATGAACAACACAGTAATAGGCATAATTAAAGGTGAAAATGCTAAAGCAACAAGGATCAATATTGTCAGTCAAGATGGTAGACATCCAAAGTTCAATCTTACAGCTGTATTGAAAAGCACCTCTGATCCAAGTATGGATTCCAATAGTCAGATGATGCCGTTTTATTCTAATATG AGATCACTGCAACCAGGAAAAATGAAAAGAGCCAACAGTATTTCGGTTCTTAGCGGTCAGAGAACACCTCTATCGCCCACTGTCAATATCACGAGCAGAGATGGTAAAATGTCAAGATTAAATGCACTAGTTCAAAAGTCATTAACCCAAAAAAGCGAGAAAGGATATAGATACACAGAAATGTCATTGGTAAAACGTAGTGATAACATGAAAATCGAACAATTATCATTGAACTGTGATGAGGTACAGACAGCAGAGAATTTTTATGATATCGATGCACTATTGGAAAATTCGGCAAGTCAAAGTGAACTTACAAATATCGAGTACTATCAGAAAATTACAACAGAATCAAATGATAATTTCTGTACTGAAATGCACAAAGGCTTGCCTCGGATCACAGAAGTGTTCAGCAAATTCAATAGTGATCAGCAGAAGAATTTGATGCAGCCTATTTACGTGCAAGTCAGTGAGGATTCGGAAAGAA CCACATCACCGACTTACACATCCGTAGTGAGTCAATCGGGCATATCTTTATTGGAGAATCTATACAATTTCAAGAACCAATTCATAACGAATCATCCCCTGAACCCAGTCCATAGTGTAACAGCTAAAACACAATGCGTGTTCAGTACACCTACAATAACAACGCC CTCACAGCACCCCACTATCGCTGGCTACAAAGAGTTTAGCGCTT CTTACGATCGAGATAATGCATACCAGAATATATTGGAGCCGAGAATGCAAGAGAGGGACAACGCAACTTCATTCGCTGGAACGAATTTTGATTGTAATGAGG TTCTTAGTTCGTCTGCGTCGTCTATTGAAACGCTAAGCTGTCAGGACATCGGAGCCAATGCTTCTATACCCGAAATGGTTGAGGACGCATTGGAGCTCATCAGTCAGGACGGG GATTACATGGAGAGGATTGGTATGAATGACAAGATGTTTTGCATGCTCTGCTCGTGGGCCGGACCCAAGTTCATGCTGGAGCATCACATTGAGAAG GAGCACTCGTCGGAGATCCACAAGCGCGACAGCGGCGAGTGGAACGTGACATTCACGCTGGGCGGCGTGGCGCGGCGGCGCGCGTGGTCGTGCCGCGTCGTGCGACACCGCGCCGCGCTCTACGTCCTCAGCGCGCGCTACCGGGACCCGGACTGCTTCATGGCGACCCTGCAC ACTCTGTCGACGGACGAGACCGCGACGAAGATTGCTAGAATGACAATATACAACAAGGTGACAGGGGAGCCCTACTCCTGGGAGGGCGCAGTCCCGCAGCTGGGTGAGGGAATGCCTTACGTTAACGATACGACCTGCCTAAAGCTTTCGCTCGCCGAAATGAACTTGTTCCCAAACAGCGCGAACTTGCGACTCATCAACCGCGAGCTTGTGGTCAAGTCTCCCGCCAAGGTGGTCGTCGGGCAACCGGAGCTAAACGACATCCACATTATAGTGTTCGTCAAAATCATGCCATAG
- the LOC101735769 gene encoding uncharacterized protein LOC101735769 isoform X2 codes for MTYSREHNSIDRFKSSPSIKTFQSDRVLRSFSRPNYRIFNMNNTVIGIIKGENAKATRINIVSQDGRHPKFNLTAVLKSTSDPSMDSNSQMMPFYSNMRSLQPGKMKRANSISVLSGQRTPLSPTVNITSRDGKMSRLNALVQKSLTQKSEKGYRYTEMSLVKRSDNMKIEQLSLNCDEVQTAENFYDIDALLENSASQSELTNIEYYQKITTESNDNFCTEMHKGLPRITEVFSKFNSDQQKNLMQPIYVQVSEDSERTTSPTYTSVVSQSGISLLENLYNFKNQFITNHPLNPVHSVTAKTQCVFSTPTITTPSQHPTIAGYKEFSASYDRDNAYQNILEPRMQERDNATSFAGTNFDCNEVLSSSASSIETLSCQDIGANASIPEMVEDALELISQDGDYMERIGMNDKMFCMLCSWAGPKFMLEHHIEKEHSSEIHKRDSGEWNVTFTLGGVARRRAWSCRVVRHRAALYVLSARYRDPDCFMATLHTLSTDETATKIARMTIYNKVTGEPYSWEGAVPQLGEGMPYVNDTTCLKLSLAEMNLFPNSANLRLINRELVVKSPAKVVVGQPELNDIHIIVFVKIMP; via the exons ATGACTTACAGCAGGGAACATAATTCAATAGACCGCTTCAAATCCTCACCTTCTATAAAGACCTTTCAAAGTGACCGAGTGCTACGCAGCTTCAGTAGACCGAATTACAGGATTTTCAACATGAACAACACAGTAATAGGCATAATTAAAGGTGAAAATGCTAAAGCAACAAGGATCAATATTGTCAGTCAAGATGGTAGACATCCAAAGTTCAATCTTACAGCTGTATTGAAAAGCACCTCTGATCCAAGTATGGATTCCAATAGTCAGATGATGCCGTTTTATTCTAATATG AGATCACTGCAACCAGGAAAAATGAAAAGAGCCAACAGTATTTCGGTTCTTAGCGGTCAGAGAACACCTCTATCGCCCACTGTCAATATCACGAGCAGAGATGGTAAAATGTCAAGATTAAATGCACTAGTTCAAAAGTCATTAACCCAAAAAAGCGAGAAAGGATATAGATACACAGAAATGTCATTGGTAAAACGTAGTGATAACATGAAAATCGAACAATTATCATTGAACTGTGATGAGGTACAGACAGCAGAGAATTTTTATGATATCGATGCACTATTGGAAAATTCGGCAAGTCAAAGTGAACTTACAAATATCGAGTACTATCAGAAAATTACAACAGAATCAAATGATAATTTCTGTACTGAAATGCACAAAGGCTTGCCTCGGATCACAGAAGTGTTCAGCAAATTCAATAGTGATCAGCAGAAGAATTTGATGCAGCCTATTTACGTGCAAGTCAGTGAGGATTCGGAAAGAA CCACATCACCGACTTACACATCCGTAGTGAGTCAATCGGGCATATCTTTATTGGAGAATCTATACAATTTCAAGAACCAATTCATAACGAATCATCCCCTGAACCCAGTCCATAGTGTAACAGCTAAAACACAATGCGTGTTCAGTACACCTACAATAACAACGCC CTCACAGCACCCCACTATCGCTGGCTACAAAGAGTTTAGCGCTT CTTACGATCGAGATAATGCATACCAGAATATATTGGAGCCGAGAATGCAAGAGAGGGACAACGCAACTTCATTCGCTGGAACGAATTTTGATTGTAATGAGG TTCTTAGTTCGTCTGCGTCGTCTATTGAAACGCTAAGCTGTCAGGACATCGGAGCCAATGCTTCTATACCCGAAATGGTTGAGGACGCATTGGAGCTCATCAGTCAGGACGGG GATTACATGGAGAGGATTGGTATGAATGACAAGATGTTTTGCATGCTCTGCTCGTGGGCCGGACCCAAGTTCATGCTGGAGCATCACATTGAGAAG GAGCACTCGTCGGAGATCCACAAGCGCGACAGCGGCGAGTGGAACGTGACATTCACGCTGGGCGGCGTGGCGCGGCGGCGCGCGTGGTCGTGCCGCGTCGTGCGACACCGCGCCGCGCTCTACGTCCTCAGCGCGCGCTACCGGGACCCGGACTGCTTCATGGCGACCCTGCAC ACTCTGTCGACGGACGAGACCGCGACGAAGATTGCTAGAATGACAATATACAACAAGGTGACAGGGGAGCCCTACTCCTGGGAGGGCGCAGTCCCGCAGCTGGGTGAGGGAATGCCTTACGTTAACGATACGACCTGCCTAAAGCTTTCGCTCGCCGAAATGAACTTGTTCCCAAACAGCGCGAACTTGCGACTCATCAACCGCGAGCTTGTGGTCAAGTCTCCCGCCAAGGTGGTCGTCGGGCAACCGGAGCTAAACGACATCCACATTATAGTGTTCGTCAAAATCATGCCATAG